A region from the Onychostoma macrolepis isolate SWU-2019 chromosome 18, ASM1243209v1, whole genome shotgun sequence genome encodes:
- the LOC131524902 gene encoding chitin synthase chs-1-like isoform X8, whose translation MEQQQRHKLRQSWDVCREVPIIQDELKPRKRVQCLKLFSCAIVGVIVFALVLLSKTSFLLLITFGNNQTEIICSEQKPATLLGIGFVLVGPSVLLLLKSTWKFIFKSATMPSKKTLLWVLCVEFLVALGAAVLTIVAMPHFDIVTNVMILNSVSILSAVFQVVAKCLAKEKKWLIMLSVCSIFLTVTGYVFFAISYLVFESSLEINISIGLAIIATICVSVNWWENYSTLFAVSFLEDISRDIAQSRNVVCIISSLMRILVTSAVVGAYVPLSGREWKSVKLVFETVIVSLVVIQIASSALCRWFVVVACKMHALRCSFVLPMYLASITVLAVFLIPTSVRLPDSNQTSTCFENFQPKSSDSWLHLMLTDAIRTLNTRDIVVHKKTGGLVCLGCSALSWWLGLMLSTVYIWYLKIHRIERTQDLFVRPMFEGTFLEQSMLLNTRFEIRKRIKEKKCAKETIKVFLCATMWHETYDEMMKIIISMFRLDKYRPKTDKHSDVKFEFHIFFDDAFKDVDNERHANEYAEILVDVIKEVYTIFSEEDPCIFKQKAALPHQKIINTPYGGRLEYTLPKGNLMMVHLKDKTLIRHKKRWSQIMYLYYILGWRLNRQYFKEFEAGKKLDSLWERLKKDRENTYILALDGDTDFQPSAVMLLIDRLKLYPDVGAACGRIHPTGTGPMVWYQKFEYAVGHWLQKTAEHVFGCVLCSPGCFSLFRGAALMDDNVMKRYTTKASEASHYIQYDQGEDRWLCTLLLQQGWRVEYNAASDAYTNAPQDFKEFYNQRRRWGPSTMANTIDLLGSGGLTSQRNSSISKPYILYQIISMAASILGPATICLMISVNMNNVTWGTRETGSQTKTTAVDTIKKKVMNATCCKCPCLESEDLSEKTLPAEEITQRECEFQLSPHQTWIEQLQMKSYEFPLDESELASDEVDFWEELQKKYLEPFKENKEQQEKIADDLRELRNKVTFAFFFCNALWLVATFSLQAIGDSVSLKIPKIYLNGTYDPTEVFSLDPIALMFLLSFASLLLMQFVAMLYHRIYTLIHFVAYADTEIKSDRKQSHLSHQILDSNHQPETHGPDSALCFQNPSSEWQQQTLTLHLSPPRHVLVEHHGPHLPSACHQLHRNRTTRVLSHGKCKVVRTGEVAGKMSGCFVKMATNVHILYVKRESFSFTTPSAFSQR comes from the exons ACATCATTTCTGCTTTTGATAACATTTGGGAACAATCAAACTGAGATTATATGTTCAGAACAAAAACCGGCCACCTTACTTGGGATTGGCTTTGTTCTGGTTGGGCCAAGTGTTCTCCTTCTGCTAAAGAGCACATGGAAGTTCATTTTCAAGAGTGCAACCATGCCCTCGAAAAAAACTCTCTTATGG GTTCTGTGTGTTGAGTTCCTGGTAGCACTGGGAGCTGCAGTTCTAACAATAGTAGCCATGCCACACTTTGACATTGTCACCAATGTGATGATCCTAAACAGCGTGAGCATCCTGTCCGCTGTGTTCCAGGTGGTCGCTAAGTGCCTTGCCAAAGAGAAAAAGTGGCTTATAATGCTGTCCGTATGCTCCATTTTCTTAACCGTCACAGGTTATGTGTTCTTTGCAATCAGTTATTTGGTTTTCGAAAGTTCCTTAGAGATAAATATATCAATTGGCCTTGCCATCATTGCGACCAtctgtgtttctgtgaattggtGGGAGAACTACAGCACACTCTTTGCTGTATCATTTCTAGAGGACATTTCCAGAGACATCGCTCAGTCCCGTAACGTGGTCTGCATCATCTCCAGTTTGATGAGAATCCTGGTTACGTCAGCTGTGGTTGGAGCCTATGTTCCTCTGTCAGGTCGAGAATGGAAATCGGTCAAACTCGTCTTCGAAACAGTCATCGTTTCATTGGTGGTGATCCAGATTGCATCCTCTGCCTTGTGCCGCTGGTTTGTGGTTGTGGCTTGTAAGATGCATGCCCTGCGCTGCAGCTTCGTTCTTCCCATGTACCTGGCCTCGATCACAGTTTTGGCAGTGTTTTTGATTCCAACATCAGTCAGGCTCCCAGACTCAAATCAAACTTCTACCTGTTTTGAGAACTTTCAGCCAAAATCCAGTGACTCATGGTTGCATTTGATGTTGACTGATGCCATAAGAACTCTGAACACCAGAGACATTGTGGTACACAAGAAGACAGGAGGACTGGTCTGTTTGGGCTGCTCTGCTCTGAGCTGGTGGCTGGGACTCATGCTCAGTACAGTTTACATCTGGTACCTGAAGatccatcgaatagaaagaacCCAAGATCTGTTTGTGCGACCCATGTTTGAAGGAACGTTTCTGGAGCAGTCCATGTTGCTAAACACCCGTTTTGAAATCAGAAAGAGAATCAAGGAGAAAAAGTG TGCAAAAGAAACCATCAAAGTGTTTCTGTGTGCAACGATGTGGCACGAGACCTACGATGAAATGATGAAGATAATCATCTCTATGTTCAG GCTCGATAAATACAGGCCCAAGACTGACAAACATAGTGACGTCAAGTTTGAATTCCATATTTTTTTTGATGATGCTTTCAAggatgttgataatgaaaggcATGCAAATGAATATGCTGAAATTCTTGTTGATGTAATTAAAGAAGTTTACAC CATTTTCAGTGAAGAGGATCCATGTATATTCAAGCAGAAGGCAGCACTACCACACCAGAAGATCATAAACACCCCGTACGGGGGTCGACTGGAATACACCCTCCCTAAAGGCAATTTGATGATGGTTCACCTCAAAGACAAGACACTTATCCGTCACAAAAAAAGATGGTCACAG ATAATGTACTTGTATTACATACTTGGATGGAGACTTAACAGACAGTACTTCAAAGAATTTGAGGCAGGTAAAAAACTGGATTCCCTTTGGGAGAGACTGAAG AAAGACAGGGAGAACACATACATCTTGGCCCTGGATGGAGATACTGATTTCCAGCCGTCAGCAGTCATGCTGTTAATCGACAGACTTAAACTGTACCCAGACGTTGGGGCTGCCTGTGGCAGGATTCATCCAACAGGCACAG GGCCCATGGTGTGGTATCAGAAGTTTGAATATGCGGTAGGCCACTGGCTCCAAAAGACTGCAGAGCATGTGTTCGGCTGTGTACTGTGCAGCCCTGGATGTTTCAGTCTTTTCAGAGGAGCTGCACTCATGGACGACAACGTCATGAAGAGATACACAACCAAAGCCAGTGAAGCCAGTCACTACATCCAGTATGATCAAG GTGAGGACCGCTGGTTGTGCACTCTGCTGCTGCAGCAGGGCTGGAGGGTGGAGTATAATGCAGCATCTGATGCCTACACCAACGCTCCACAGGATTTTAAAGAGTTCTACAACCAGCGCAGACGCTGGGGACCCTCTACCATGGCCAACACCATCGACCTCTTGGGCTCAGGAGGACTGACCTCTCAGAGGAACAGCTCTATCTCAAAACCTTACATCTTGTACCAGATTATCAGCATGGCAGCTTCCATCCTGGGCCCTGCCACTATCTGTCTCATGATATCAG TCAACATGAACAATGTCACGTGGGGCACTCGTGAAACCGGCAGCCAGACTAAAACTACTGCAGTCGACACCATCAAGAAGAAGGTCATGAACGCCACATGCTGCAAATGTCCATGCTTGGAATCTGAAGATCTGAGTGAGAAGACATTACCAGCAGAAGAAATAACACAAAG GGAATGTGAGTTCCAGCTTAGTCCTCATCAAA CTTGGATTGAACAACTGCAGATGAAATCTTACGAATTTCCCTTGGATGAATCTGAACTCGCTTCA GATGAAGTTGACTTCTGGGAAGAACTGCAGAAGAAATATCTGGAACCttttaaagagaataaagaaCAACAGGAAAAAATTGCTGATGATCTGAGAGAACTTCGAAATAAG GTTACATTTGCCTTTTTCTTCTGCAATGCACTATGGCTGGTGGCAACTTTCTCCCTTCAGGCGATTGGTGACTCAGTCTCCTTAAAGATCCCAAAAATCTATCTCAATGGAACTTATGACCCAACAGAAGTGTTTTCCCTAGATCCAATTGCACTGATGTTTCTACTGAGCTTTGCATCATTACTGTTAATGCAGTTTGTTGCAATGCTTTACCACAG AATCTACACGTTAATCCATTTTGTGGCATATGCGGACACAGAAATTAAATCTGATAGAAAGCAGTCACATCTGTCACATCAG ATCCTGGACTCAAACCACCAGCCTGAGACGCATGGGCCAGACTCAGCTTTATGTTTTCAGAACCCTTCTTCAGAG TGGCAACAGCAAACTCTGACTCTGCATCTCTCTCCGCCGCGACATGTCCTCGTCGAACACCATGGCCCGCACCTCCCCTCTGCCTGTCATCAGCTTCACCGAAACCGCACGACGAGGGTGCTTTCCCACGGTAAATGCAAAGTAGTACGCACCGGGGAAGTGGCAGGTAAAATGTCCGGATGTTTTGTTAAAATGGCCACCAATGTTCACATACTCTACGTCAAACGTGAGAGCTTCTCTTTCACGACGCCCTCTGCTTTCTCCCAGCGCTGA
- the LOC131524902 gene encoding chitin synthase chs-1-like isoform X1, whose protein sequence is MEQQQRHKLRQSWDVCREVPIIQDELKPRKRVQCLKLFSCAIVGVIVFALVLLSKTSFLLLITFGNNQTEIICSEQKPATLLGIGFVLVGPSVLLLLKSTWKFIFKSATMPSKKTLLWVLCVEFLVALGAAVLTIVAMPHFDIVTNVMILNSVSILSAVFQVVAKCLAKEKKWLIMLSVCSIFLTVTGYVFFAISYLVFESSLEINISIGLAIIATICVSVNWWENYSTLFAVSFLEDISRDIAQSRNVVCIISSLMRILVTSAVVGAYVPLSGREWKSVKLVFETVIVSLVVIQIASSALCRWFVVVACKMHALRCSFVLPMYLASITVLAVFLIPTSVRLPDSNQTSTCFENFQPKSSDSWLHLMLTDAIRTLNTRDIVVHKKTGGLVCLGCSALSWWLGLMLSTVYIWYLKIHRIERTQDLFVRPMFEGTFLEQSMLLNTRFEIRKRIKEKKCAKETIKVFLCATMWHETYDEMMKIIISMFRLDKYRPKTDKHSDVKFEFHIFFDDAFKDVDNERHANEYAEILVDVIKEVYTIFSEEDPCIFKQKAALPHQKIINTPYGGRLEYTLPKGNLMMVHLKDKTLIRHKKRWSQIMYLYYILGWRLNRQYFKEFEAGKKLDSLWERLKKDRENTYILALDGDTDFQPSAVMLLIDRLKLYPDVGAACGRIHPTGTGPMVWYQKFEYAVGHWLQKTAEHVFGCVLCSPGCFSLFRGAALMDDNVMKRYTTKASEASHYIQYDQGEDRWLCTLLLQQGWRVEYNAASDAYTNAPQDFKEFYNQRRRWGPSTMANTIDLLGSGGLTSQRNSSISKPYILYQIISMAASILGPATICLMISGSFVFILNMDKNIALALAIVPPTVYLILCFKLKSDTQIKIAAIMSVLYAFLMAGTILSIIGDLVKQKTFLTPSGLFLIGMVVFYIITAALHPQEFSLVIYGLLYFLCIPSGYLLLVIYSIVNMNNVTWGTRETGSQTKTTAVDTIKKKVMNATCCKCPCLESEDLSEKTLPAEEITQRECEFQLSPHQTWIEQLQMKSYEFPLDESELASDEVDFWEELQKKYLEPFKENKEQQEKIADDLRELRNKVTFAFFFCNALWLVATFSLQAIGDSVSLKIPKIYLNGTYDPTEVFSLDPIALMFLLSFASLLLMQFVAMLYHRIYTLIHFVAYADTEIKSDRKQSHLSHQILDSNHQPETHGPDSALCFQNPSSEWQQQTLTLHLSPPRHVLVEHHGPHLPSACHQLHRNRTTRVLSHGKCKVVRTGEVAGKMSGCFVKMATNVHILYVKRESFSFTTPSAFSQR, encoded by the exons ACATCATTTCTGCTTTTGATAACATTTGGGAACAATCAAACTGAGATTATATGTTCAGAACAAAAACCGGCCACCTTACTTGGGATTGGCTTTGTTCTGGTTGGGCCAAGTGTTCTCCTTCTGCTAAAGAGCACATGGAAGTTCATTTTCAAGAGTGCAACCATGCCCTCGAAAAAAACTCTCTTATGG GTTCTGTGTGTTGAGTTCCTGGTAGCACTGGGAGCTGCAGTTCTAACAATAGTAGCCATGCCACACTTTGACATTGTCACCAATGTGATGATCCTAAACAGCGTGAGCATCCTGTCCGCTGTGTTCCAGGTGGTCGCTAAGTGCCTTGCCAAAGAGAAAAAGTGGCTTATAATGCTGTCCGTATGCTCCATTTTCTTAACCGTCACAGGTTATGTGTTCTTTGCAATCAGTTATTTGGTTTTCGAAAGTTCCTTAGAGATAAATATATCAATTGGCCTTGCCATCATTGCGACCAtctgtgtttctgtgaattggtGGGAGAACTACAGCACACTCTTTGCTGTATCATTTCTAGAGGACATTTCCAGAGACATCGCTCAGTCCCGTAACGTGGTCTGCATCATCTCCAGTTTGATGAGAATCCTGGTTACGTCAGCTGTGGTTGGAGCCTATGTTCCTCTGTCAGGTCGAGAATGGAAATCGGTCAAACTCGTCTTCGAAACAGTCATCGTTTCATTGGTGGTGATCCAGATTGCATCCTCTGCCTTGTGCCGCTGGTTTGTGGTTGTGGCTTGTAAGATGCATGCCCTGCGCTGCAGCTTCGTTCTTCCCATGTACCTGGCCTCGATCACAGTTTTGGCAGTGTTTTTGATTCCAACATCAGTCAGGCTCCCAGACTCAAATCAAACTTCTACCTGTTTTGAGAACTTTCAGCCAAAATCCAGTGACTCATGGTTGCATTTGATGTTGACTGATGCCATAAGAACTCTGAACACCAGAGACATTGTGGTACACAAGAAGACAGGAGGACTGGTCTGTTTGGGCTGCTCTGCTCTGAGCTGGTGGCTGGGACTCATGCTCAGTACAGTTTACATCTGGTACCTGAAGatccatcgaatagaaagaacCCAAGATCTGTTTGTGCGACCCATGTTTGAAGGAACGTTTCTGGAGCAGTCCATGTTGCTAAACACCCGTTTTGAAATCAGAAAGAGAATCAAGGAGAAAAAGTG TGCAAAAGAAACCATCAAAGTGTTTCTGTGTGCAACGATGTGGCACGAGACCTACGATGAAATGATGAAGATAATCATCTCTATGTTCAG GCTCGATAAATACAGGCCCAAGACTGACAAACATAGTGACGTCAAGTTTGAATTCCATATTTTTTTTGATGATGCTTTCAAggatgttgataatgaaaggcATGCAAATGAATATGCTGAAATTCTTGTTGATGTAATTAAAGAAGTTTACAC CATTTTCAGTGAAGAGGATCCATGTATATTCAAGCAGAAGGCAGCACTACCACACCAGAAGATCATAAACACCCCGTACGGGGGTCGACTGGAATACACCCTCCCTAAAGGCAATTTGATGATGGTTCACCTCAAAGACAAGACACTTATCCGTCACAAAAAAAGATGGTCACAG ATAATGTACTTGTATTACATACTTGGATGGAGACTTAACAGACAGTACTTCAAAGAATTTGAGGCAGGTAAAAAACTGGATTCCCTTTGGGAGAGACTGAAG AAAGACAGGGAGAACACATACATCTTGGCCCTGGATGGAGATACTGATTTCCAGCCGTCAGCAGTCATGCTGTTAATCGACAGACTTAAACTGTACCCAGACGTTGGGGCTGCCTGTGGCAGGATTCATCCAACAGGCACAG GGCCCATGGTGTGGTATCAGAAGTTTGAATATGCGGTAGGCCACTGGCTCCAAAAGACTGCAGAGCATGTGTTCGGCTGTGTACTGTGCAGCCCTGGATGTTTCAGTCTTTTCAGAGGAGCTGCACTCATGGACGACAACGTCATGAAGAGATACACAACCAAAGCCAGTGAAGCCAGTCACTACATCCAGTATGATCAAG GTGAGGACCGCTGGTTGTGCACTCTGCTGCTGCAGCAGGGCTGGAGGGTGGAGTATAATGCAGCATCTGATGCCTACACCAACGCTCCACAGGATTTTAAAGAGTTCTACAACCAGCGCAGACGCTGGGGACCCTCTACCATGGCCAACACCATCGACCTCTTGGGCTCAGGAGGACTGACCTCTCAGAGGAACAGCTCTATCTCAAAACCTTACATCTTGTACCAGATTATCAGCATGGCAGCTTCCATCCTGGGCCCTGCCACTATCTGTCTCATGATATCAG GAAGCTTTGTGTTCATCTTGAATATGGATAAAAATATAGCCCTAGCTTTGGCCATAGTGCCCCCTACTGTCTACCTCATCCTGTGCTTCAAACTGAAATCTGACACGCAGATTAAAATTGCAGCAATCATGAGTGTACTCTATGCATTTCTCATGGCAGGAACAATTCTCTCAATCATag GTGATTTAGTGAAGCAAAAGACTTTTTTGACCCCCAGTGGTCTGTTCCTCATCGGCATGGTGGTTTTTTACATAATCACGGCAGCTTTACACCCTCAGGAGTTCTCACTGGTCATCTATGGATTGTTATACTTCCTCTGCATTCCCAGTGGGTATCTACTCCTAGTTATTTACTCCATAGTCAACATGAACAATGTCACGTGGGGCACTCGTGAAACCGGCAGCCAGACTAAAACTACTGCAGTCGACACCATCAAGAAGAAGGTCATGAACGCCACATGCTGCAAATGTCCATGCTTGGAATCTGAAGATCTGAGTGAGAAGACATTACCAGCAGAAGAAATAACACAAAG GGAATGTGAGTTCCAGCTTAGTCCTCATCAAA CTTGGATTGAACAACTGCAGATGAAATCTTACGAATTTCCCTTGGATGAATCTGAACTCGCTTCA GATGAAGTTGACTTCTGGGAAGAACTGCAGAAGAAATATCTGGAACCttttaaagagaataaagaaCAACAGGAAAAAATTGCTGATGATCTGAGAGAACTTCGAAATAAG GTTACATTTGCCTTTTTCTTCTGCAATGCACTATGGCTGGTGGCAACTTTCTCCCTTCAGGCGATTGGTGACTCAGTCTCCTTAAAGATCCCAAAAATCTATCTCAATGGAACTTATGACCCAACAGAAGTGTTTTCCCTAGATCCAATTGCACTGATGTTTCTACTGAGCTTTGCATCATTACTGTTAATGCAGTTTGTTGCAATGCTTTACCACAG AATCTACACGTTAATCCATTTTGTGGCATATGCGGACACAGAAATTAAATCTGATAGAAAGCAGTCACATCTGTCACATCAG ATCCTGGACTCAAACCACCAGCCTGAGACGCATGGGCCAGACTCAGCTTTATGTTTTCAGAACCCTTCTTCAGAG TGGCAACAGCAAACTCTGACTCTGCATCTCTCTCCGCCGCGACATGTCCTCGTCGAACACCATGGCCCGCACCTCCCCTCTGCCTGTCATCAGCTTCACCGAAACCGCACGACGAGGGTGCTTTCCCACGGTAAATGCAAAGTAGTACGCACCGGGGAAGTGGCAGGTAAAATGTCCGGATGTTTTGTTAAAATGGCCACCAATGTTCACATACTCTACGTCAAACGTGAGAGCTTCTCTTTCACGACGCCCTCTGCTTTCTCCCAGCGCTGA
- the LOC131524902 gene encoding chitin synthase chs-1-like isoform X3 — MEQQQRHKLRQSWDVCREVPIIQDELKPRKRVQCLKLFSCAIVGVIVFALVLLSKTSFLLLITFGNNQTEIICSEQKPATLLGIGFVLVGPSVLLLLKSTWKFIFKSATMPSKKTLLWVLCVEFLVALGAAVLTIVAMPHFDIVTNVMILNSVSILSAVFQVVAKCLAKEKKWLIMLSVCSIFLTVTGYVFFAISYLVFESSLEINISIGLAIIATICVSVNWWENYSTLFAVSFLEDISRDIAQSRNVVCIISSLMRILVTSAVVGAYVPLSGREWKSVKLVFETVIVSLVVIQIASSALCRWFVVVACKMHALRCSFVLPMYLASITVLAVFLIPTSVRLPDSNQTSTCFENFQPKSSDSWLHLMLTDAIRTLNTRDIVVHKKTGGLVCLGCSALSWWLGLMLSTVYIWYLKIHRIERTQDLFVRPMFEGTFLEQSMLLNTRFEIRKRIKEKKCAKETIKVFLCATMWHETYDEMMKIIISMFRLDKYRPKTDKHSDVKFEFHIFFDDAFKDVDNERHANEYAEILVDVIKEVYTIFSEEDPCIFKQKAALPHQKIINTPYGGRLEYTLPKGNLMMVHLKDKTLIRHKKRWSQIMYLYYILGWRLNRQYFKEFEAGKKLDSLWERLKKDRENTYILALDGDTDFQPSAVMLLIDRLKLYPDVGAACGRIHPTGTGPMVWYQKFEYAVGHWLQKTAEHVFGCVLCSPGCFSLFRGAALMDDNVMKRYTTKASEASHYIQYDQGEDRWLCTLLLQQGWRVEYNAASDAYTNAPQDFKEFYNQRRRWGPSTMANTIDLLGSGGLTSQRNSSISKPYILYQIISMAASILGPATICLMISGSFVFILNMDKNIALALAIVPPTVYLILCFKLKSDTQIKIAAIMSVLYAFLMAGTILSIIGDLVKQKTFLTPSGLFLIGMVVFYIITAALHPQEFSLVIYGLLYFLCIPSGYLLLVIYSIVNMNNVTWGTRETGSQTKTTAVDTIKKKVMNATCCKCPCLESEDLSEKTLPAEEITQRECEFQLSPHQTWIEQLQMKSYEFPLDESELASDEVDFWEELQKKYLEPFKENKEQQEKIADDLRELRNKVTFAFFFCNALWLVATFSLQAIGDSVSLKIPKIYLNGTYDPTEVFSLDPIALMFLLSFASLLLMQFVAMLYHRIYTLIHFVAYADTEIKSDRKQSHLSHQILDSNHQPETHGPDSALCFQNPSSELHRNRTTRVLSHGKCKVVRTGEVAGKMSGCFVKMATNVHILYVKRESFSFTTPSAFSQR; from the exons ACATCATTTCTGCTTTTGATAACATTTGGGAACAATCAAACTGAGATTATATGTTCAGAACAAAAACCGGCCACCTTACTTGGGATTGGCTTTGTTCTGGTTGGGCCAAGTGTTCTCCTTCTGCTAAAGAGCACATGGAAGTTCATTTTCAAGAGTGCAACCATGCCCTCGAAAAAAACTCTCTTATGG GTTCTGTGTGTTGAGTTCCTGGTAGCACTGGGAGCTGCAGTTCTAACAATAGTAGCCATGCCACACTTTGACATTGTCACCAATGTGATGATCCTAAACAGCGTGAGCATCCTGTCCGCTGTGTTCCAGGTGGTCGCTAAGTGCCTTGCCAAAGAGAAAAAGTGGCTTATAATGCTGTCCGTATGCTCCATTTTCTTAACCGTCACAGGTTATGTGTTCTTTGCAATCAGTTATTTGGTTTTCGAAAGTTCCTTAGAGATAAATATATCAATTGGCCTTGCCATCATTGCGACCAtctgtgtttctgtgaattggtGGGAGAACTACAGCACACTCTTTGCTGTATCATTTCTAGAGGACATTTCCAGAGACATCGCTCAGTCCCGTAACGTGGTCTGCATCATCTCCAGTTTGATGAGAATCCTGGTTACGTCAGCTGTGGTTGGAGCCTATGTTCCTCTGTCAGGTCGAGAATGGAAATCGGTCAAACTCGTCTTCGAAACAGTCATCGTTTCATTGGTGGTGATCCAGATTGCATCCTCTGCCTTGTGCCGCTGGTTTGTGGTTGTGGCTTGTAAGATGCATGCCCTGCGCTGCAGCTTCGTTCTTCCCATGTACCTGGCCTCGATCACAGTTTTGGCAGTGTTTTTGATTCCAACATCAGTCAGGCTCCCAGACTCAAATCAAACTTCTACCTGTTTTGAGAACTTTCAGCCAAAATCCAGTGACTCATGGTTGCATTTGATGTTGACTGATGCCATAAGAACTCTGAACACCAGAGACATTGTGGTACACAAGAAGACAGGAGGACTGGTCTGTTTGGGCTGCTCTGCTCTGAGCTGGTGGCTGGGACTCATGCTCAGTACAGTTTACATCTGGTACCTGAAGatccatcgaatagaaagaacCCAAGATCTGTTTGTGCGACCCATGTTTGAAGGAACGTTTCTGGAGCAGTCCATGTTGCTAAACACCCGTTTTGAAATCAGAAAGAGAATCAAGGAGAAAAAGTG TGCAAAAGAAACCATCAAAGTGTTTCTGTGTGCAACGATGTGGCACGAGACCTACGATGAAATGATGAAGATAATCATCTCTATGTTCAG GCTCGATAAATACAGGCCCAAGACTGACAAACATAGTGACGTCAAGTTTGAATTCCATATTTTTTTTGATGATGCTTTCAAggatgttgataatgaaaggcATGCAAATGAATATGCTGAAATTCTTGTTGATGTAATTAAAGAAGTTTACAC CATTTTCAGTGAAGAGGATCCATGTATATTCAAGCAGAAGGCAGCACTACCACACCAGAAGATCATAAACACCCCGTACGGGGGTCGACTGGAATACACCCTCCCTAAAGGCAATTTGATGATGGTTCACCTCAAAGACAAGACACTTATCCGTCACAAAAAAAGATGGTCACAG ATAATGTACTTGTATTACATACTTGGATGGAGACTTAACAGACAGTACTTCAAAGAATTTGAGGCAGGTAAAAAACTGGATTCCCTTTGGGAGAGACTGAAG AAAGACAGGGAGAACACATACATCTTGGCCCTGGATGGAGATACTGATTTCCAGCCGTCAGCAGTCATGCTGTTAATCGACAGACTTAAACTGTACCCAGACGTTGGGGCTGCCTGTGGCAGGATTCATCCAACAGGCACAG GGCCCATGGTGTGGTATCAGAAGTTTGAATATGCGGTAGGCCACTGGCTCCAAAAGACTGCAGAGCATGTGTTCGGCTGTGTACTGTGCAGCCCTGGATGTTTCAGTCTTTTCAGAGGAGCTGCACTCATGGACGACAACGTCATGAAGAGATACACAACCAAAGCCAGTGAAGCCAGTCACTACATCCAGTATGATCAAG GTGAGGACCGCTGGTTGTGCACTCTGCTGCTGCAGCAGGGCTGGAGGGTGGAGTATAATGCAGCATCTGATGCCTACACCAACGCTCCACAGGATTTTAAAGAGTTCTACAACCAGCGCAGACGCTGGGGACCCTCTACCATGGCCAACACCATCGACCTCTTGGGCTCAGGAGGACTGACCTCTCAGAGGAACAGCTCTATCTCAAAACCTTACATCTTGTACCAGATTATCAGCATGGCAGCTTCCATCCTGGGCCCTGCCACTATCTGTCTCATGATATCAG GAAGCTTTGTGTTCATCTTGAATATGGATAAAAATATAGCCCTAGCTTTGGCCATAGTGCCCCCTACTGTCTACCTCATCCTGTGCTTCAAACTGAAATCTGACACGCAGATTAAAATTGCAGCAATCATGAGTGTACTCTATGCATTTCTCATGGCAGGAACAATTCTCTCAATCATag GTGATTTAGTGAAGCAAAAGACTTTTTTGACCCCCAGTGGTCTGTTCCTCATCGGCATGGTGGTTTTTTACATAATCACGGCAGCTTTACACCCTCAGGAGTTCTCACTGGTCATCTATGGATTGTTATACTTCCTCTGCATTCCCAGTGGGTATCTACTCCTAGTTATTTACTCCATAGTCAACATGAACAATGTCACGTGGGGCACTCGTGAAACCGGCAGCCAGACTAAAACTACTGCAGTCGACACCATCAAGAAGAAGGTCATGAACGCCACATGCTGCAAATGTCCATGCTTGGAATCTGAAGATCTGAGTGAGAAGACATTACCAGCAGAAGAAATAACACAAAG GGAATGTGAGTTCCAGCTTAGTCCTCATCAAA CTTGGATTGAACAACTGCAGATGAAATCTTACGAATTTCCCTTGGATGAATCTGAACTCGCTTCA GATGAAGTTGACTTCTGGGAAGAACTGCAGAAGAAATATCTGGAACCttttaaagagaataaagaaCAACAGGAAAAAATTGCTGATGATCTGAGAGAACTTCGAAATAAG GTTACATTTGCCTTTTTCTTCTGCAATGCACTATGGCTGGTGGCAACTTTCTCCCTTCAGGCGATTGGTGACTCAGTCTCCTTAAAGATCCCAAAAATCTATCTCAATGGAACTTATGACCCAACAGAAGTGTTTTCCCTAGATCCAATTGCACTGATGTTTCTACTGAGCTTTGCATCATTACTGTTAATGCAGTTTGTTGCAATGCTTTACCACAG AATCTACACGTTAATCCATTTTGTGGCATATGCGGACACAGAAATTAAATCTGATAGAAAGCAGTCACATCTGTCACATCAG ATCCTGGACTCAAACCACCAGCCTGAGACGCATGGGCCAGACTCAGCTTTATGTTTTCAGAACCCTTCTTCAGAG CTTCACCGAAACCGCACGACGAGGGTGCTTTCCCACGGTAAATGCAAAGTAGTACGCACCGGGGAAGTGGCAGGTAAAATGTCCGGATGTTTTGTTAAAATGGCCACCAATGTTCACATACTCTACGTCAAACGTGAGAGCTTCTCTTTCACGACGCCCTCTGCTTTCTCCCAGCGCTGA